Genomic window (bacterium):
CGTGGTGGGTCATGTTTAGAAGGGTGCCGTTGGGTCCCACGAACGAGTTGAAAAATTGCGCTATAAGGACCACTGATATTATCGACGGGTAAATCGGATCATTCCATCCAAGGAATCCAAGGATTCGACTAATGTTGACAAGCAAAAATATTGTAAGCGGCAAAACAAGGTATGCGTTCCAGCGAGTTAAATCTGTAAAAACTGTTTTTATGGTTTTTAGGTCACCTTTGTGCCAGCTTTCAGAAAATATTGGCATAGCTACATTTGTGAAAGCTATTCCGAGCATCTGAACTATCACGCTGATAGTCATTCCAAGTGAAAGCGCACCGACTACGGCACTCGTGGCATAAATACCCTGAAGAACTTTTGAAAGTGAACCGTAAAGCCCGTATAGTATCGTTACGAGGTAAAAAAATCGCGATTGTTTCATATAGTCCCATGCAACCGTGAAATCCAGCTTTGGCTTGCCAGAAAAATTTTTCGAGGCGAGGTATCCCATAACGAGCAAGGGTGCCAGTGAAGCCGCTACCAGTGATTTATGGGTCCAGCCGAGAAACGGAATTAAAAGAAAGAAAAAAGCTATTTTGGTTATCCGCACTGCAACATCTTTCGTGAAGCTTGCTATCTCCTGTTTGCTTATACCTTTATAGTAGCCGTAGATAAGCTCCGATACCTGTGTGAAAATTATCAAAAGATACGCTGCGACAACATACTGCCAGCCATATAGACCCGAATTGAATAGCATAATGAAAAGCACCGAAAGCGTCAGCGGGAGAACAAATATATCAACTCCAAGGGTCGATGTTAGCATCTGTGAGAATATTGTTTTTGCTTTTTTAGGATTTACCGCCGCGTTTCTGACAAGAAGCGGATGGAACCCAAATGTGAGAAATATAGCTACCGTTCCAGAGGCGCCGAAAACGAGGCTCGCTTTGCCATATTCTGCGTCGCCTATGGTTTTTGCAAGAAACAATTGAAAGAAAAATCCTATCGCAGCTCCTATAACATTCCACGAGAAAACATTAGCAGTTTTTTTCATGACATTAACGCTCATCGCAGCTCCTCAAGTCGCTTTCTTATCTCATTCCATACTCGTTCTGTTGAGCGGTCGTCGCGGAAGTTGTTTACCAACGCATTAATTGTCTCGCGCTGCTGGGAATAATAGCTTTTGTCCCGCAGGGATTTTAACATTTCCTCCTCGAGTGATTCCTGGTCGTAGGCTTTTGGCCCAGGCGTCCAGAAGTCATACGGTTCGAGAAGAAAACCGCGCTTGATTCGGTAGATATCTATGTCGACGGGGACGAAAACTATAGGTTTATCAAGGAGCAGGAAGTCGAAATAGACGGAGGAATAGTCCGTAATCAAAAGGTCAGCTGCGCCCAAAAGCTCATATATATCCACGAGGTTTCTGGATAATGCATCGTTTCGGATGATTCTAAAGTTTTCTCCAGTAAATTTTTTGTCGATGGCATCATAAAGCGGTTCTTCGGTCCAGTGAAGTTTAGCGACGAATAGTATACCATGCTTTTTCAGAAACTCATGGAATCGTTTCGCATCAAAATTCCTGAATCTGAATATGTTATCCTCGATATCTGCACCCTCAACTCTTTGGTTCATTCTCTTTCTGAAAGTTGGCATGTAAA
Coding sequences:
- a CDS encoding oligosaccharide flippase family protein, with product MSVNVMKKTANVFSWNVIGAAIGFFFQLFLAKTIGDAEYGKASLVFGASGTVAIFLTFGFHPLLVRNAAVNPKKAKTIFSQMLTSTLGVDIFVLPLTLSVLFIMLFNSGLYGWQYVVAAYLLIIFTQVSELIYGYYKGISKQEIASFTKDVAVRITKIAFFFLLIPFLGWTHKSLVAASLAPLLVMGYLASKNFSGKPKLDFTVAWDYMKQSRFFYLVTILYGLYGSLSKVLQGIYATSAVVGALSLGMTISVIVQMLGIAFTNVAMPIFSESWHKGDLKTIKTVFTDLTRWNAYLVLPLTIFLLVNISRILGFLGWNDPIYPSIISVVLIAQFFNSFVGPNGTLLNMTHHEQFEVLNGAVGLITGILLGVILGPKYTMGVAISFAASVIIVNLMKFFEVALIFGIYPYSAKVLAYLFAVGSIQWIVFKFISTKFMGFLTWLFISCAALVLFMIIDFTFSPIRGDRNALFGLLKKTKQR
- a CDS encoding CDP-glycerol glycerophosphotransferase family protein, which codes for STSELMSSLLAACFHLFPEQLTITGQPRCDALFHPKKDILGKLLGVNIGEFEQPRCDALFHPKKDILEKLLGVNIGEFEHIVFYMPTFRKRMNQRVEGADIEDNIFRFRNFDAKRFHEFLKKHGILFVAKLHWTEEPLYDAIDKKFTGENFRIIRNDALSRNLVDIYELLGAADLLITDYSSVYFDFLLLDKPIVFVPVDIDIYRIKRGFLLEPYDFWTPGPKAYDQESLEEEMLKSLRDKSYYSQQRETINALVNNFRDDRSTERVWNEIRKRLEELR